One window of the Microplitis demolitor isolate Queensland-Clemson2020A chromosome 10, iyMicDemo2.1a, whole genome shotgun sequence genome contains the following:
- the LOC103570671 gene encoding uncharacterized protein LOC103570671, producing MRGKVAGSTGITVEMVRRAVEELMMKRAGVSAKMIFKYLKTRYPIEKNPSLLKKELKDKLDHAVTLGILSRSETDTYCLGTFRQKAYNYKTDLSSFWERYYKKRPGRRLKPPPRKKKVAYKVDYYYSDSSDFSDSDFSD from the exons atgagag gAAAAGTTGCAGGATCTACTGGTATCACTGTAGAAATGGTGAGGCGCGCGGTCGAGGAATTGATGATGAAACGAGCAGGTGTCAGTgcaaaaatgattttcaaatatttgaaaactcGGTACCCTATTGAAAAAAACCCAAGTTTACTTAAAAAGGAACTTAAAGATAAATTAGACCATGCTGTCACGCTGGGAATTTTATCGCGCTCTGAAACTGACACTTATTGTCTTGGTACTTTTAGACAGAAggcttataattataaaactgaTTTATCTTCATTTTGGGAAAGATATTACAAA AAAAGACCAGGACGTCGTTTGAAACCACCGCCACGTAAAAAGAAAGTAGCATATAaagttgattattattacagCGACTCCAGTGATTTTAGTGACTCTGATTTTagtgattga